The sequence ATAGACAAAGAATAGCTAAAATATCCCATTACAATTCCAAATTAGCAGCTTAATCACTATTTACTTTACTATATAAAAAAAATGCTCCTTTATAAAAGGAGCATTTATTGTTACATCAAACATCCCAACATGCCGTCACACCTATAAATTCATACCTGCTACTCACAGGTGGGTTTCTCTCATATTACTTCTGACATCTTCCGCCACAATGTGAATTAATGAAGTCCGTCATCCATAATAATGTTGAAAATCCCGTATACATAATGTAGGTTGAATACTATAAGCTTCGCGCACATCTCAGGATTTAATTAGATTATATCATACAACAAAATAAAATCAATGTTATTTACTGGTACCAATACACATAATCTAAATGAATTCTTCCACGTCTAAATCTTCATCGCTATCTTGTGAAGCTATAGCAACATAATATTTCATATACGTATAAGTGCTAGCATCCATCTCATCATATTTCATATCATAACTGCATGAAAATTCCTCTGAAAGCTCTTCTAAAATATCACTAACATTGTCTACAGCTATGTCCTTTAAGTATGGCAAAAATAACTCTCCATACCATTCAGTGCTTTTTTCCTCATAATCTCCTTCATCATTAGCATAACTTTCTGCTGCTTCTATTTCATCTTTATCAAAATCATAGAAAAAAGTTAATACTAATACATTTTTCTTGTCTTTCACTACTTCTACTTCAGAAAGAGAATTATCAAGTAGAAATTCAATCACTTCATTTTTATACATTTTCTCCACTCCTTAATTATAAAGTAATTTCTTATATTCTTTTCTCACTCTTTCAAACTCTTCATCATCTTCAACTAAATTTAGCTCTTGTTTCCCATCTATTTCATCTACTCTAAAAACAAAAGCATCATCATCGTTCACATCCTCACCTTGAGGAGATAATATTAAATACTCTTGTTCTTCTAGATATATTCTAGCGATTGCTTCAAAGGCAACCTTATTACCTTCTTCATCTTTAAAATACATTATTTCTTTTTCTTCCATCTGTTTCACCATTCCCTATCTCTAGTTTAATATAATATATATAAGTATATATGTGTATTATAACCTTTTCACAAATATTTTCCTAAAATATTTATGCTTATTTTAATAATGGAGTTACTTCTCCTTTATAAAATATATATTCATAATGTAATGCTCTAGTTAACACAACATATAATAACTTAGAATCAAACTCATTTGCAGTATAACTTTCACTATTAGCATCATAAATTATAACACAGTCAAACTCTAATCCCTTTGTTAGATGAGCAGGAATTATAATGAAGTCATCCTTTATTGATTTATCATTTTCCTTTACCATCTTCCATTTAATTTGGTTGGCTTTAGTTTTTAGAATT comes from Clostridium sp. TW13 and encodes:
- a CDS encoding DUF1292 domain-containing protein: MEEKEIMYFKDEEGNKVAFEAIARIYLEEQEYLILSPQGEDVNDDDAFVFRVDEIDGKQELNLVEDDEEFERVRKEYKKLLYN